From Triticum aestivum cultivar Chinese Spring chromosome 7B, IWGSC CS RefSeq v2.1, whole genome shotgun sequence:
tagcggtcaatgtgtggagtaatagtagtagatgcagaatcgtttcgatctacttgtcgcgacgtgatgcctatatacatgatcatgcctagatattctcataactatgcacttttctatcaattgctcgagagtaatttgttcatccatcgtaatacttatgttatcttgagagaatccactagtgaaacctatggcccccgggtctattttccatcatataagtttccgatctattttattttgcaatctttactttccaatctatatgataaaaataccaaaaatatctatttatcttattatctctatcagatctcatttttgcaagtggccatgaagggattgacaacctctttatcgtgttggttgcaaggttcttaattgtgtttgtaggtacgagggacttggagtgtagcctcctactagattgataccttagttctcaaaattgaggaaaatacttacgctactttgctgcatcaccctttcctcttcaagggaaaaaacaacacatgctcaagaggtagcaagaagaatttctggcgccgttgccggggagtctacgcacaagtcaagacataccaagtacccatcacaaactcttctccctcgcattatattatttgtcatttgcctctcgtttttctctttCCCACTTCatctttgctgttttattcgccctctatttTCGTTCGCctccttttcgcttgcttcttgtgtgcttatgtgttggattatttgtcacgatggctcaagataatattaaattgtgtgatttttccaataccaacaacaatgattttcttagcacttcgattgctccttttaccgatgctgaatcttgtgaaattaatgctactttgttgaatcttgtcatgaaagatcaattctctagccttcctagtgaagatgccgctactcatctaaacaactttgttgatttgtgtgatatgcaaaagaagaaagacgtggataatgatattgttaaattaaagttatttccgttttcacttagagatcgtgctaaaacttagttttcgtctttgcctaaaaatagtattgattcatggaataagtgcaaatatatttttatctctaagtattttttcctcccgctaagatcatctctcttagaaatgatattatgaattttaagcaacttgatcatgaacatgttacaCAATCTTGAAAGATGAtaaaattaatgattcgcaattaaCTTACACATgtattaaatttatggatgatcatacacaaAAAACAAATATATGCTTCTCGTGAAAGCGAAAAACCTAAGAAAGCCAAAAAAAACATGTATAACCCGAAAAGGCGTACAGAAAAAAATTAAAAGGAGCCCAGCACATGACATGTGGTGACGGCTGTACACACCACTTGGCGTGCTCTACTCTAAAGCCACCGAAAGTGACCGCTGCAGGTCAGGTAATCGTCaggtagtttttttttttgaggtaaaAACCCCCACCTTTATTAATTCATGATGTTCATGGGGATAATTACAGAATCATGTGGGGTGCCAAACCACACATGACGGCCAATCTCTAAAGAAATAGCAAATCTAGCTAAAGCATGAGCCTCAAAATTGCTCTTTCTACTCTCAAAACGAAACCTGCATGCCCCAAACTCTTCTCTTCTGGCTGTTATCTCCTTCACTATGGCTGCATTTGCTCCTCCCGTTCTTTCTACAATGTCTTTTATCACTGATTGGCAATCGGATGCAATCAGTAGGTGGTGTTCATCTAGGTCAAGAGCCAAAGACAAAGCCTCCCTACAAGCCAAAGTTTCGAGCGTTGGTGGGTCTGTGATCGCATAGACCATTGCTGAACTGCCAAGGTACATGCCTCGCTCGTCCCTGCATACAACAGCGGCAGAGCCCCTTCCATTATGCGTAGAAATGGCAGCGTCGACATTGAACTTTGAGAATCCCGTAGGTGGCGGAACCCATGGTTCGCGAACATTGCAGGTAGTTGCTCTCGCGACCTGTGCGTGAATTTTTTTTTAGGGAAGTGCGTGAAATATAGGAGCTCCCCAAAGTGAGAGCCTATTAAAGAACACCATGGGCCAAAGGCGCAGTTCAAGAGAACAGTGCCCATCATCAAACCCGTGGGCCGACGGAAACCCAGCCCATGCTCTCCCGACCACAAGGCGAGATTCCATTTCCCACCAACCCCTCTATATATCCCTTTTCTCTTCCCCTCCACGCCCATTTCCTCTCGCCTTTCCCCACCTTCCTTCCTCCCCCGTCGTCGCGGCTCCAGCTTAGGGTTTCTCGCCCCCGCCCTCCCGCCTCACCGCCGGCCCCGTACGCCATGTCGAAGCAAGGTTTGTCCGCTCGCTCCCCACCGATCAACGCGAGATCGATCTCGCCGTCGTTTGTCGCCGACCGATTTGGTCCTCCGGGGTTCTGACGTTTCTTCCGGTTTCGGGGCTGTTTTGCAGGAGGGAAGGCCAAGCCGCTCAAGCAGGCCAAGGTCGCCGAGAAGGACTATGACGAGGTATGCTGTCGTTCTGTCTTTGCTTGCGCTCCCGATTCGTCGGTCGGGTCAGCGATCTGCCCCTGTAATTCTAGGTTTGGGGATGTTTGGGTTGCTCTGGTGTAGATCGGTCCGTGCTTGGTTGGTAGTTGCACATGATTCGTTAGGGGGATATGAATTTTGCGGGTTGCTATGCTTATGCGCCTGTTGCGTTGCACTGGAATCTTGTCAAAATTAAGGGGTTGGTGAATGTTTTGTCGTGTGTGAATGCAAGCGAAATTAGTCGAATTGCTATGAATTATGCTGATTATGCTGGATGAGAGTGTCACCTTAATACTAAATTTGTGATGTTTTGAATTTTGGGGCGGTAGTGTTTGCAAGCGAGTGAGCAGTTTATGCATCGGTGTCAGTTGCTTGGTTAGACTTGGGACTTTGCAtttgctaacatttctatataagCAAAGTTGCCTTCTGGTCTTGTTTGTATTATCTAACACATTAATTGGTCATGGATTATCTAATGTGGATATCTGAAGTAGAACTTGCTGCAAAACCTGGAGTGCATTGGCATGTTCCTTTCTTTATGCCATTCCTGTATTCTGTTTGCTAGGCACTAACAAGTGCCCAGTTAGTCCATCTTAAAAGTCAACTGTATTGTATGCTTCATCTAGTTCTGAAGGGAGCGGTGTATTTATTTAGTTGTTTGAGCCACCTTTTTTGTTTGTTTAAATAGTTGTAACTCTCAATCACTACCATCCTCGTATAATACGTAGGCTTGACTGTGGCAATTATGCCATGTGTTGTGATGTTATGAGGAAGAGGAAGGTGATCTGAATTCTTTTTTACCATCCTTGTAATATGACCCTGCTTTGCTTGAAAAACCAGTCCATGAAAGATAGAAGCAATGGCCAGTGACACTTACCTATACTTATCATTGTTTTGGTTTCCTCTGTCTTGCAGAATGACCTGGCATACCTCCAGAAGAAGAAGGATGAGCAAAAGGTGAGACCACTAGCAGCTATCCAGTATTAACTTCTACACTGCTTGTCCTATGACCCTTGTCACTGACGTGAACCATATTATTTTCTTGTTAACCAGGCCCTGAAGGAGCTGAAGGCCAAGGCAGGCCAGAAGGGTGCGCTGGGAGGATCCGGTCTCAAGAAGAGTGGGAAGAAATGAGTCTGCCCACCCTTACAAAATGCCCAGAAAATGATAATCTATCTATCTACCTATCTGTGTCGCGCTTCACTATCTGTGGTTGTAAAAGACTACCTTCAGTTGTGTTGAGCATTAAGCATCGTCGCAGTCGGTTGCTGAAACCTATGGCATTTGAGCAGCCTCTTCTGCTTATCTGTGATGCAGATGGTCCCTAGCTAATAATGACATGACTTGTTTTGTGATGAAAATCTCTAATGTGTGCATCAAGTCTTCCAATTTCTTTGTGTTGATTGCCTGATCTGGTTCTGCTTCATTTTCGTTAGCTTCTTCCACTTTGTTAGTTGGTTGCTGGTATTTGTTTTTTCTGATTGTGCATCATTTCCATGTGTTTCTGAACGAGCACCTGCTGTGGCCACTTTGTTAGTTGATTGCTTATGCATTCCTTGGCTTCTATATTATCCAGGCGTCTCTCAAATAGGACCGTATCTATTTGATGCATTAACTTGGGAGCGCATATATGGTTGATGATGTCTTCTCTAAGTTTATTCGTCAAAGTCTCTTTATATGTTCGCTGTGTAGAATCGATACAACTTTAACTCGTTACAGCCTCCTTGTGATCTTCCTCTGGTTGATCACCATAGAACCCTTCCTGGAGTATTTGCTTGCATTTGGGGTTTTGCCTTTCATTTGtcaaggaaaattgtgtttcagctTTTCCTGAAACCTATATATGGTGTCTCAGTCTCTTCTCCTTATCTATGATACAGTTGGTTCCCCTAAGTGTTCATGCACCTCGTATCATCATGGTTGTTGCTCGAGTAGATTTATTTTCATTTTGTCCGAACCATATCACAGCTCCCGCCTATGTTAGTTGATCCCTGATAAACTTATTGGCTAGTGGTACCTTTCCCTTTGAACCCCTGGTATCTTTTTCTGAACGAGCACGGTGCTTGTTGACTGTGTCCACTTTGTTTGTTGATTGATGATGCATTCCTGGAAGTCCCTTTTGTTGATTGATGATGCATTCCTAGAAGTCCCTGAAACGGCGTACCTCCTGAATTTAAACAACAGATTCTTCGACTTTGATATGTTTGCTGTTCACAATTGATGCCAGAAGGATGTTGGTAGGACTTTAGAAGCAGTAACTCTTTACAATTTAGTTATGCAAGAATGCTTTGAGAATCGGAGGACAGCACTTTTGTCAGTTGATTGCTGATACGTTCCTCGGCTCAGTAAGGTAGTCTCTGCAACAGGGGTACCTGTTGAATTTTGGAGCACATGTATTGTTAGTTTTGCTCCTGAACTTTGGAGCGACCGAGCGGATGTATGGTTGATGATGGCTTAGCAGGGTTTAAACAGCAGCTTCTCTTACCCTGTTGTATTATTGC
This genomic window contains:
- the LOC123157507 gene encoding uncharacterized protein — its product is MLSRPQGEIPFPTNPSIYPFSLPLHAHFLSPFPTFLPPPSSRLQLRVSRPRPPASPPAPYAMSKQGGKAKPLKQAKVAEKDYDENDLAYLQKKKDEQKALKELKAKAGQKGALGGSGLKKSGKK